One window from the genome of Streptococcus salivarius encodes:
- the pyrF gene encoding orotidine-5'-phosphate decarboxylase, with amino-acid sequence MRENRPVIALDFPTFEDVKAFLAKFPADEKLYVKIGMELYYAAGPEIVRYVKDLGHSVFLDLKLHDIPNTVKSAMRVLSNLGVDMTNVHAAGGVEMMKAAREGLGDGPILIAVTQLTSTSEEQMRDFQNIQTTLQESVVHYAKKTAEAGLDGVVCSAHEVAKIKEATNEGFVCLTPGIRPAGAAVGDQKRVMTPADARQIGSDYIVVGRPITQADDPVAAYHDIKAQWIGQ; translated from the coding sequence ATGAGAGAAAATCGTCCTGTTATTGCCCTTGATTTCCCGACTTTTGAGGATGTGAAGGCATTCCTTGCTAAGTTTCCTGCTGATGAAAAGCTCTATGTGAAGATTGGTATGGAACTTTACTATGCGGCTGGTCCAGAGATTGTTCGCTATGTTAAAGATCTTGGCCATAGTGTTTTCCTTGACCTTAAGCTTCACGATATTCCAAATACTGTCAAATCTGCAATGCGTGTTTTGTCTAACCTTGGTGTTGATATGACAAATGTGCATGCGGCTGGTGGTGTGGAGATGATGAAAGCAGCCCGTGAAGGCTTGGGAGATGGCCCAATCTTGATTGCTGTAACTCAGTTGACCTCTACCTCTGAAGAGCAGATGCGTGATTTCCAAAATATCCAAACCACACTTCAAGAATCAGTGGTTCATTATGCTAAGAAGACTGCTGAAGCAGGTCTTGATGGTGTTGTTTGCTCAGCACACGAAGTAGCCAAAATCAAAGAAGCAACAAATGAGGGCTTCGTTTGTTTGACACCTGGTATTCGTCCAGCAGGAGCAGCAGTTGGTGACCAAAAACGTGTCATGACACCTGCCGATGCTCGCCAAATTGGTTCAGACTACATTGTCGTTGGTCGCCCAATTACGCAAGCTGATGATCCAGTTGCGGCTTATCACGACATCAAGGCTCAATGGATCGGTCAATAA
- the pyrE gene encoding orotate phosphoribosyltransferase, producing the protein MTLASQIASDLLDIKAVYLKPEEPFTWASGIKSPIYTDNRITLSYPETRTLIENGFVEKIKEEFPEVEVIAGTATAGIPHGAIIADKMNLPFAYIRSKPKDHGAGNQIEGRVVKGEKMVVVEDLISTGGSVLDAVAAAEREGADVIGVVAIFTYELPKAEKNFADAGVKLVTLSNYTELIKVAKVQGYITADGLQLLKKFKENQETWQD; encoded by the coding sequence ATGACATTAGCATCACAAATTGCATCTGACTTGCTTGATATCAAGGCTGTTTACCTTAAACCTGAAGAACCATTTACATGGGCATCAGGAATCAAATCACCAATCTACACAGATAATCGTATTACTTTGTCTTACCCAGAAACTCGTACACTTATCGAAAATGGTTTTGTGGAAAAAATTAAGGAAGAATTTCCTGAAGTAGAAGTGATTGCTGGTACTGCAACTGCTGGTATTCCTCACGGTGCTATCATCGCTGACAAAATGAACCTTCCATTTGCCTATATCCGTAGTAAACCAAAAGATCACGGTGCTGGTAACCAAATCGAAGGTCGTGTGGTTAAAGGCGAAAAAATGGTTGTTGTTGAAGACTTGATTTCAACTGGTGGATCAGTACTTGATGCTGTAGCAGCTGCAGAGCGTGAAGGGGCTGATGTTATCGGTGTTGTGGCTATCTTCACTTACGAATTGCCAAAAGCTGAGAAAAACTTCGCTGATGCTGGCGTGAAATTGGTCACTCTTTCAAACTACACTGAGTTGATCAAAGTGGCTAAAGTGCAAGGCTACATCACAGCAGACGGACTTCAACTCTTGAAAAAATTTAAAGAAAACCAAGAAACTTGGCAAGATTAA
- the csm4 gene encoding type III-A CRISPR-associated RAMP protein Csm4, with product MTYKMYIMTFQNAHFGSGTLDSSKLTFSADRIFSALVLEALKMGKLDAFLAEANQDDFTLTDAFPFQFGPFLPKPIGYPKHDQIDQSVDVKEVRRQAKLSKKLQFLALENVDDYLNGDLFENEEHAVIDTVTKNQPHKDGNLYQVATTRFSNDTSLYVIANESDLLNELMTSLQYSGLGGKRSSGYGRFELDIQNIPLELSDRLTKNHSDKVMSLTTALPVDADLEEAMEDGHYLLTKSSGFAFSHATNENYRKQDLYKFASGSTFSKTFEGQIVDVRPLDFPHAVLNYAKPLFFKLEV from the coding sequence ATGACCTATAAAATGTATATCATGACCTTTCAGAATGCTCATTTTGGTTCGGGCACTCTTGATAGCTCAAAATTAACATTCTCAGCAGACCGTATCTTCTCAGCCCTAGTGCTAGAAGCCCTAAAAATGGGAAAACTCGATGCATTTCTTGCCGAAGCCAACCAAGACGATTTCACGCTCACAGATGCCTTTCCATTTCAATTTGGACCCTTTTTGCCGAAGCCTATTGGTTATCCCAAACATGACCAAATAGATCAATCAGTTGATGTGAAAGAGGTTCGACGTCAAGCAAAATTGTCTAAGAAACTGCAATTTCTTGCTCTAGAAAATGTTGACGATTACCTCAATGGAGATTTATTTGAAAATGAAGAGCATGCTGTCATTGATACTGTGACAAAAAATCAGCCACATAAGGATGGCAATCTTTATCAGGTTGCTACAACCAGATTTTCAAACGATACGTCGCTTTACGTCATCGCAAACGAATCTGATTTGCTTAATGAGTTGATGACTAGTCTTCAGTATTCAGGTCTTGGTGGAAAGCGTTCAAGTGGTTATGGTCGTTTTGAGTTAGATATTCAAAATATCCCACTGGAATTATCAGATAGACTGACTAAGAATCATTCAGATAAAGTGATGAGTCTTACGACAGCACTTCCTGTAGATGCTGACCTTGAAGAAGCAATGGAAGATGGTCATTACTTATTAACTAAATCAAGTGGTTTTGCATTTAGTCATGCTACTAATGAAAATTATCGTAAGCAAGATCTTTACAAATTTGCTTCTGGTTCGACTTTTAGTAAAACATTTGAAGGGCAGATTGTCGATGTGAGACCACTTGATTTCCCTCATGCTGTTTTAAATTATGCTAAACCACTATTCTTTAAATTGGAGGTATAA
- the csm6 gene encoding type III-A CRISPR-associated CARF protein Csm6 produces MRVLISAVGDTDPFRNFHDGALIHIARKYRPEKVVLIFSEHTAKKQGNIEKALFSIAPNYEPELIIHDSIISDNEVHIFDVMFQRFSDILQKYYTKDDEFILNLSSATPQIKSALFVINRLNGINVRAVQVSSPEHASNENIGHDNDEDIDELIEVNEDNKVDFIDRTIEDNAEKFSQALLKKTARDFIEKFDYKAALDILDQLSDFQDLKDVREEIRDIVKCLSKQDVPKGLRHKKFNEAEQKILSAYLTIELQRERGNVSESFIRIKNLTEFILEDYIEKRYPGIIDDYCEDIQKYYLSLFDYSKLLKATREFELRRTIAPIIEMNSSRNKVAHSLSPLDSDAVKQLGIAMKTLKTLVREQYHFSQSDFNFYQDLNKKLLTKLN; encoded by the coding sequence ATGAGAGTTCTTATATCAGCTGTAGGTGATACAGACCCCTTTAGAAATTTTCACGATGGCGCCTTAATTCATATTGCAAGAAAATATCGTCCCGAAAAAGTTGTATTGATTTTTTCAGAACATACTGCAAAAAAACAAGGTAATATTGAAAAAGCCTTGTTTTCTATTGCTCCTAATTATGAGCCTGAACTAATAATTCATGATTCCATTATTAGTGATAATGAGGTTCATATTTTTGATGTGATGTTTCAACGTTTCTCTGATATTTTGCAAAAATACTATACTAAAGACGACGAATTTATCTTGAATCTTTCTAGTGCGACACCACAAATCAAATCTGCTCTGTTTGTGATTAACCGTTTGAATGGCATCAATGTCAGAGCAGTTCAAGTTTCGAGCCCTGAACATGCTTCAAACGAGAACATCGGTCATGATAACGATGAGGACATTGATGAACTCATCGAAGTCAATGAAGATAATAAAGTCGATTTTATTGACCGAACGATTGAAGATAATGCTGAAAAATTTAGTCAGGCTCTATTGAAGAAAACTGCTCGAGATTTTATTGAGAAGTTTGACTATAAGGCGGCACTAGACATTCTAGACCAATTATCAGATTTTCAGGATTTGAAAGATGTCCGAGAAGAAATCCGTGATATTGTAAAATGTCTGTCAAAACAAGATGTTCCAAAAGGGTTACGGCATAAAAAGTTTAATGAAGCTGAACAAAAAATTCTTAGTGCCTATTTGACCATTGAACTGCAAAGAGAACGCGGGAACGTTAGTGAAAGTTTTATACGAATTAAAAACCTAACTGAGTTTATTTTGGAAGACTATATTGAAAAAAGATACCCAGGTATAATAGATGATTATTGTGAAGATATTCAGAAATACTATCTAAGTCTCTTTGATTATAGTAAACTCCTAAAAGCCACGAGAGAATTTGAACTTAGAAGAACAATCGCTCCAATTATTGAAATGAATTCTTCTAGAAATAAGGTTGCCCACAGCTTAAGTCCTTTGGACTCAGATGCAGTTAAACAACTGGGGATAGCTATGAAAACCTTAAAAACTCTAGTGAGAGAACAATACCATTTTAGCCAGAGTGATTTTAATTTTTATCAGGATTTGAATAAAAAATTATTGACTAAGTTGAACTAA
- the csm5 gene encoding type III-A CRISPR-associated RAMP protein Csm5, producing the protein MKNDYRTFKLSLLTLAPIHIGNGEKYTSREFIYENKKFYFPDMGKFYNQMVEKRLAEKFEAFLIQTRPNARNNRLISFLNDNRIAERSFGGYSISETGLESDRNPNSAGAINEVNKFIRDAFGNPYIPGSSLKGAIRTILMNTTPKWNNENAVNDFGRFPRENKNLIPWGPKKGKEYDDLFNAIRVSDSKPFDNKRLILVQKWDYSAKTNKAKPLPLYRESVSPFTKIEFEITTTTNEAGQLIEELGKRAQTFYKAYKAFFLSEFPDDMIQTNLQYPIYLGAGTGAWTKTLFKQADGILQRRYSRMTTTKMVKKGVLKLTKAPLKTVKIPSGDHSLIKNDKSFYEMGKANFLIKEIDK; encoded by the coding sequence ATGAAAAATGACTATAGAACATTTAAATTGAGCCTCCTAACACTTGCTCCAATTCATATTGGCAATGGAGAGAAATATACCTCTAGAGAATTTATCTATGAAAATAAGAAGTTTTACTTTCCTGACATGGGTAAATTCTATAATCAAATGGTAGAGAAGAGGCTTGCTGAAAAGTTTGAGGCATTTCTGATTCAAACTCGTCCAAACGCACGTAATAATCGTCTTATTTCCTTCTTAAATGATAACCGAATTGCAGAGCGTTCTTTTGGAGGTTATAGTATCTCTGAAACAGGTTTAGAATCGGACAGAAATCCAAATTCAGCCGGAGCTATTAACGAAGTTAATAAGTTTATTCGTGATGCTTTTGGTAATCCCTACATTCCTGGTAGCTCATTAAAAGGTGCTATTCGAACTATTTTAATGAATACTACACCTAAGTGGAATAATGAAAATGCTGTAAATGACTTTGGAAGATTTCCAAGAGAGAATAAGAACCTTATCCCTTGGGGACCAAAAAAGGGAAAAGAATACGATGATTTGTTTAATGCAATTCGTGTGAGTGATAGTAAGCCTTTTGATAATAAGAGACTTATCTTGGTGCAGAAATGGGATTATTCAGCGAAAACAAATAAAGCTAAACCCCTCCCTTTGTATAGGGAATCAGTTTCGCCTTTTACAAAGATTGAATTTGAGATTACAACAACTACTAATGAGGCTGGACAATTAATTGAGGAGTTAGGTAAGAGAGCACAAACGTTTTATAAAGCATATAAGGCATTTTTCCTATCTGAATTTCCTGATGATATGATTCAAACTAATCTTCAATACCCAATTTATCTAGGTGCCGGGACTGGTGCTTGGACAAAGACTCTATTTAAGCAAGCTGATGGTATTCTACAAAGACGATATAGCAGAATGACAACAACTAAAATGGTAAAAAAAGGGGTACTGAAACTCACAAAAGCACCTCTTAAAACGGTTAAGATTCCCTCTGGTGATCATTCATTAATCAAAAACGACAAGTCTTTTTATGAAATGGGGAAAGCTAATTTCTTGATTAAGGAGATTGATAAATGA
- the csm2 gene encoding type III-A CRISPR-associated protein Csm2, giving the protein MAILTDENYVDKAERAISLLEKDNKGNYLLTTSQIRNLLSLCSSLYDRSKERKFDELINDVSYLRVQFVYQSGRNSVRVNRQTFFPVKDLVEKGQILEALKEVKDRETLQRFCRYMEALVAYFKFYGGKD; this is encoded by the coding sequence ATGGCAATTTTAACTGATGAGAATTATGTTGATAAAGCAGAACGTGCTATTTCATTACTTGAAAAGGATAATAAAGGGAATTATTTACTAACAACGTCACAAATCAGAAATTTATTATCCTTATGTAGTTCTTTATATGATAGAAGTAAAGAAAGAAAGTTTGATGAATTAATAAATGATGTTTCCTATTTAAGAGTACAATTCGTCTATCAGTCTGGAAGAAACTCTGTAAGAGTTAATAGACAGACGTTCTTCCCTGTTAAAGATTTGGTAGAAAAGGGTCAAATTCTTGAAGCGCTTAAGGAAGTTAAAGATAGAGAGACACTTCAAAGATTCTGTAGATATATGGAAGCACTAGTGGCCTATTTCAAGTTTTATGGAGGTAAAGATTAA
- the csm6 gene encoding type III-A CRISPR-associated CARF protein Csm6, whose translation MKILISAVGTTDPISNNHDAALLHIARNYRPDKIVLVYSQEMMVKQDLINKVLLSIEGYNPIIEIDSTILNNDEVFLFDKMYEVMGQIVQKYTNDDNEIILNLSSGTPQIISALFALNRINDYNTQAIQVATPKNGANREYTALTDSEIDALIVENQDNSLDFVDRSIKDKSEKFTQALVKRHLRSLIASFDYQAAEAIINRKEYNKLLSKKKIAYIREKLYDFSRVFKNQSILSDILSFPLDDSQKKALNYYLMIDVLKEREHIADVLIKAKSLAEFVIEETIKKDHEGLIVFVGNLPKLNPSFPECEAILDDIDKKMKKSRGIEDTEERIFSVQSTLNLLSYLNILEFYEYDSQLQTAINGILSLNGERNKVAHGLSEIDTRLLSRKKLKQLSENLRLLLVDCLDIDSSYFNYYDKQNEELIKMLE comes from the coding sequence TTGAAAATTTTAATCTCTGCTGTAGGAACAACCGATCCTATAAGTAATAATCACGATGCAGCTTTACTTCATATCGCAAGAAATTATAGACCTGACAAAATTGTCCTTGTATATAGTCAAGAAATGATGGTCAAACAAGATTTGATAAATAAGGTTTTGCTCTCAATCGAAGGCTATAATCCTATCATTGAAATTGACTCTACAATCTTGAATAACGATGAAGTCTTTCTTTTTGACAAAATGTATGAAGTTATGGGGCAAATTGTTCAAAAGTATACTAATGACGATAACGAAATCATCTTGAACTTGTCATCAGGTACACCACAAATTATTTCAGCTCTCTTTGCCCTTAACCGTATCAATGACTATAATACACAAGCTATTCAGGTTGCTACTCCTAAAAATGGAGCAAACAGAGAATACACAGCTCTGACTGACTCTGAGATAGATGCTCTTATTGTGGAAAATCAAGATAATAGTCTGGATTTTGTTGACCGAAGTATTAAAGATAAATCTGAGAAGTTTACGCAAGCATTAGTCAAACGTCATCTTAGAAGCTTAATTGCTTCCTTTGATTATCAAGCAGCAGAAGCGATAATCAATCGAAAAGAATATAATAAATTACTTTCTAAAAAGAAAATCGCTTATATTCGTGAGAAACTATACGATTTTTCACGAGTTTTCAAAAATCAGTCTATTCTTTCAGATATCCTATCGTTTCCTCTCGATGACTCCCAAAAGAAGGCTTTGAATTACTATTTGATGATTGATGTTTTAAAAGAACGTGAGCATATTGCTGATGTCTTGATTAAGGCAAAATCACTAGCTGAATTTGTCATCGAAGAAACCATCAAAAAAGATCATGAGGGCTTAATTGTATTTGTTGGCAATCTGCCAAAACTTAATCCAAGTTTTCCTGAATGTGAGGCAATTTTAGACGATATTGATAAGAAAATGAAAAAATCTAGGGGTATTGAAGACACTGAAGAACGCATTTTTTCAGTACAATCTACACTTAATCTATTATCTTACTTGAATATCCTTGAGTTCTATGAATATGATTCTCAGCTTCAGACAGCGATTAATGGCATTTTAAGTTTGAATGGTGAACGAAATAAAGTTGCTCACGGTTTGTCAGAAATTGATACGCGATTATTAAGTCGTAAGAAGTTAAAACAACTTTCTGAAAACCTGCGATTGCTTCTTGTTGATTGTTTGGACATTGATTCAAGCTATTTTAACTATTATGACAAACAAAATGAAGAGCTTATAAAGATGCTTGAATAG
- the csm3 gene encoding type III-A CRISPR-associated RAMP protein Csm3 — MTFAKIKFSAQIRLETGLHIGASNAFAAIGAIDSPVIKDPITNLPIIPGSSLKGKMRTLLAKVYNEKVAEKPSDDSDVLSRLFGNSEDKRFKMGRLIFRDAFLSNTDELDSLGARSYTEVKFENTIDRITAEANPRQIERAIRNSTFDFELIYEITDKNENQVEEDFKVIRDGLKLLELDYLGGSGSRGYGKVAFENLKATTVFGNYDVKPLNELLTAEV; from the coding sequence ATGACATTCGCTAAGATTAAATTTTCAGCTCAAATTCGTTTAGAGACAGGCCTTCATATTGGGGCTAGTAATGCTTTTGCGGCCATCGGTGCTATCGATTCGCCTGTTATTAAAGATCCTATTACCAACCTACCAATCATTCCTGGTTCAAGTCTCAAAGGAAAAATGAGAACGCTTCTTGCCAAGGTTTATAATGAAAAGGTAGCTGAGAAACCAAGCGACGACAGTGATGTCCTTAGCCGTTTATTTGGGAATAGTGAAGATAAACGATTCAAAATGGGACGCTTGATTTTTCGTGATGCCTTCTTGTCAAACACTGATGAGCTAGACTCTCTTGGTGCAAGAAGTTACACAGAAGTAAAATTTGAAAATACAATTGACCGTATCACTGCCGAAGCCAATCCAAGACAAATTGAACGTGCTATTCGTAATAGTACCTTTGATTTTGAGTTGATTTACGAGATTACAGACAAGAATGAAAATCAAGTCGAGGAAGATTTCAAAGTGATTCGAGATGGTTTAAAACTTCTTGAACTTGATTATCTTGGAGGTTCTGGATCTCGAGGTTACGGTAAGGTTGCTTTTGAAAACCTCAAAGCTACTACCGTATTTGGAAATTATGATGTTAAACCATTGAATGAACTTTTGACTGCGGAGGTCTAA
- a CDS encoding amidase: MSINEWSDATAMTEAVQNKTVSPLELVEATIRETERTNSRINAIVSQRYEKALKEAETRDFSDKPFAGVPIFLKDLGQEQAGEPSTAGSRLFTSFHATETDNYVKKLEELGFIILGCSSTPEFGFKNISDAQIHGPVNLPDDVTRNAGGSSGGAAALVSSGISPLAPASDGGGSIRIPASFNGLIGLKPTRGRIPVGPSSFRGWQGASVQFALTKTVRDTKRLLYYMQTCQMESPFILPKLSKVSLEEAVRPLKIALSTVSPIGGKVSESAIAATKKAARALESLGHDVHEISHQPLNGIEAMQSYYIMNSVETAAMFDGIEAGLGRQMTLEDMELMTWAIFQSGQKIPAKVYSKVLTQWDQYSHQMANFHESYDILLTPTVADVAPKHGQFALSESLQNQLKHMSEFDWPKQQELIWDMFEDSLDWTPFTQQANLTGQPSISLPVYRDGQGLSLGVQLTAAKGREDLLLHLAQQMEEGSVFS; this comes from the coding sequence ATGTCAATTAATGAGTGGTCAGATGCAACGGCAATGACAGAAGCCGTGCAAAATAAGACGGTCAGTCCCCTAGAACTAGTGGAGGCTACTATTCGTGAAACGGAGAGGACGAATTCTAGGATAAATGCTATCGTCAGTCAACGCTACGAAAAAGCATTGAAAGAAGCAGAAACTAGAGACTTCTCAGATAAACCTTTTGCTGGAGTCCCGATTTTTCTAAAAGATTTAGGTCAAGAGCAAGCTGGTGAGCCGTCAACAGCGGGTTCTCGCCTATTTACAAGTTTTCATGCAACGGAAACAGATAATTATGTTAAGAAACTTGAGGAATTGGGCTTTATTATTTTAGGGTGTTCTAGCACTCCTGAGTTTGGCTTCAAAAATATTAGTGATGCTCAGATTCATGGTCCTGTCAACCTGCCTGACGATGTGACACGTAATGCTGGTGGATCAAGTGGTGGTGCGGCAGCTCTTGTGAGTTCTGGCATTTCTCCCTTGGCACCAGCTAGTGACGGTGGAGGCTCTATCCGTATTCCAGCTTCCTTTAACGGACTTATCGGGCTTAAGCCTACAAGAGGACGGATTCCTGTCGGTCCTAGTTCTTTCCGTGGATGGCAGGGGGCCTCTGTTCAGTTTGCTTTGACAAAGACTGTACGAGATACAAAACGCTTGCTTTATTATATGCAGACTTGTCAAATGGAAAGTCCCTTTATTCTACCGAAGCTTAGCAAAGTGTCTTTAGAAGAAGCAGTTAGACCTTTGAAGATTGCTTTGTCGACTGTCTCTCCTATTGGTGGTAAGGTGTCAGAATCTGCTATTGCGGCGACAAAAAAGGCTGCTAGAGCATTGGAAAGTCTAGGACATGATGTCCATGAAATCTCCCATCAGCCCTTGAATGGGATTGAAGCTATGCAGTCTTACTACATTATGAATAGTGTTGAGACGGCTGCCATGTTTGATGGTATAGAGGCTGGTTTGGGACGTCAGATGACGCTTGAAGATATGGAGTTAATGACTTGGGCTATTTTCCAATCTGGGCAAAAGATTCCTGCCAAAGTTTACTCTAAAGTCCTAACTCAGTGGGACCAGTATAGCCATCAGATGGCAAATTTTCATGAGTCTTACGATATTCTTCTGACTCCTACAGTTGCGGATGTGGCACCTAAGCATGGGCAGTTTGCCCTCTCTGAAAGCCTACAGAACCAACTCAAGCATATGTCTGAGTTTGATTGGCCAAAGCAACAAGAACTTATTTGGGATATGTTTGAGGATAGTTTAGATTGGACGCCTTTCACCCAACAAGCTAACCTGACG
- the cas10 gene encoding type III-A CRISPR-associated protein Cas10/Csm1 translates to MKKEKIDLFYGALLHDIGKVIQRATGERKKHALVGADWFDEIVDNQVISDQIRYHMANYQSDKLSNDHLAYITYIADNIASGVDRRQSNEESDEDASAKIWDTYTNQADIFNVFGAQTDKRYFKPTVLNLKSEPNFASATYEPFSKGDYAAIATRIKNELAEFEFNQAQIDSLLNLFEATLSFVPSSTNTKEIADISLAEHSRLTAAFALAIYDYLEDKGRHNYKEDLFTKASAFYEEEAFLLASFDLSGIQDFIYNIATSGAAKQLKARSLYLDFMSEYIADSLLDKLGLNRANLLYVGGGHAYFVLANTEKTVETLVQFEKDFNQFLLANFQTRLYVAFGWGSFAAKDIMSELNSPESYRQVYQKASRMISEKKISRYDYQTLMLLNRGGKSSERECEICHSVENLVDSKNLVDSKKKNQKVCVICQGLYCFSKEIAHNHFIITKNKGLPIGPNACLKGIAFEKLRHEEFSRVYVKNDYKAGTVKATHVFVGDYQHTTIDKYADLSKNENKLGIKRLAVVRLDVDDLGAAFMAGFSQQGNGQYSTLSRSATFSRSMSLFFKVYINQFASDKKLSIIYAGGDDVFAIGSWQDIIAFTVELRQNFIKWTNGKLTLSAGIGLFADKTPISLMAHQTGELEEAAKGNEKDSISLFSSDYTFKFDQFITNVYDDKLEQIRYFFNHQDERGKNFIYKLIELLRNYESEEKMNVARLAYYLTRLEELTDKEERDKFKQFKKLFFKWYTNNESDRKEAELALLLYVYEIRKD, encoded by the coding sequence TTGAAGAAAGAAAAGATTGATTTATTTTATGGAGCTCTTTTGCATGATATCGGTAAGGTCATTCAAAGGGCGACAGGAGAACGAAAAAAACACGCCCTGGTAGGCGCGGATTGGTTTGATGAGATTGTTGATAATCAGGTTATTTCCGATCAAATTAGATATCACATGGCTAACTACCAAAGTGATAAACTTAGCAATGACCATCTCGCTTACATAACTTATATCGCTGATAACATCGCATCAGGTGTCGACAGAAGACAGTCAAATGAGGAGAGTGACGAGGATGCATCAGCTAAGATTTGGGATACCTATACAAACCAGGCTGATATTTTTAATGTTTTTGGAGCTCAAACGGATAAACGCTATTTTAAACCGACGGTTCTGAACTTGAAATCTGAACCTAACTTTGCGTCGGCAACCTATGAACCCTTCTCAAAAGGTGATTATGCGGCGATTGCGACGCGCATCAAAAATGAATTGGCAGAATTTGAGTTTAATCAAGCACAAATTGACTCTTTGTTAAATCTGTTTGAAGCAACCCTCTCTTTTGTGCCTTCTTCGACTAATACTAAGGAAATTGCTGATATTTCACTTGCTGAGCATAGTCGTCTGACAGCAGCTTTTGCTCTAGCCATCTATGATTACTTAGAAGACAAAGGTCGTCATAACTATAAGGAGGACTTGTTTACTAAAGCATCAGCTTTTTACGAGGAAGAAGCTTTTCTCCTAGCTAGCTTTGACTTATCAGGGATTCAAGACTTTATCTATAATATTGCAACGAGTGGTGCTGCTAAGCAATTAAAGGCTAGATCTTTGTATCTTGACTTTATGAGCGAGTATATCGCAGATAGTTTACTTGATAAACTAGGCCTTAATCGGGCTAACTTGCTCTATGTCGGTGGGGGACATGCTTACTTTGTCCTAGCTAATACTGAAAAAACGGTAGAAACACTCGTTCAATTTGAAAAAGATTTCAATCAATTTTTATTGGCCAATTTCCAAACCAGATTATATGTTGCCTTTGGTTGGGGAAGCTTTGCGGCTAAGGATATCATGAGCGAACTGAACTCACCTGAAAGCTATAGACAGGTCTATCAAAAGGCTAGTCGCATGATTTCTGAGAAAAAAATCTCAAGGTATGATTATCAGACCCTTATGTTGTTGAATAGGGGTGGTAAATCTTCCGAAAGAGAGTGCGAGATTTGTCATTCTGTTGAAAATTTAGTTGATAGTAAGAATTTAGTTGATAGTAAGAAGAAAAACCAGAAAGTATGCGTAATTTGTCAAGGTTTGTATTGTTTTTCTAAAGAGATTGCCCATAATCATTTCATTATCACTAAAAACAAGGGACTCCCAATTGGACCAAATGCCTGTCTTAAAGGTATTGCATTTGAAAAGCTTAGACATGAAGAGTTTTCCCGTGTCTATGTCAAAAATGACTATAAGGCTGGTACGGTCAAGGCAACCCATGTTTTTGTTGGGGATTACCAACACACAACAATAGATAAATATGCTGATTTATCTAAAAATGAAAACAAATTAGGTATTAAACGTTTAGCTGTTGTACGTCTTGACGTGGATGATTTGGGAGCTGCTTTTATGGCCGGCTTCTCCCAACAAGGAAATGGGCAATATAGTACCTTATCACGCTCAGCCACCTTCTCTCGAAGCATGAGTCTTTTCTTCAAGGTTTATATTAACCAGTTTGCTAGTGATAAAAAGCTCTCTATCATCTATGCCGGCGGGGACGATGTTTTTGCCATTGGCTCTTGGCAAGATATTATTGCCTTTACTGTTGAACTCCGTCAGAACTTCATTAAATGGACAAATGGAAAACTAACACTCTCAGCTGGTATTGGTCTGTTTGCCGATAAGACCCCTATTAGCTTGATGGCACATCAAACAGGGGAGCTAGAAGAAGCAGCTAAAGGCAATGAGAAAGATAGTATTTCACTCTTTAGTTCCGACTATACCTTTAAATTTGATCAGTTTATCACTAATGTTTACGACGATAAGTTAGAGCAGATTCGCTATTTCTTTAATCACCAAGATGAACGAGGCAAGAATTTCATATATAAACTGATTGAATTGCTTCGAAACTACGAGAGTGAAGAAAAGATGAATGTTGCCCGCTTAGCTTACTATTTGACACGTCTGGAAGAGTTAACAGACAAAGAAGAAAGAGATAAGTTCAAACAATTCAAGAAATTATTCTTCAAATGGTATACAAACAATGAATCAGACCGTAAAGAGGCGGAATTAGCTTTGCTCCTCTATGTCTATGAAATTAGGAAGGATTAA